A segment of the Planctomycetota bacterium genome:
CTTGCGCGTGTACTTGAACCATCCGACCTGCAACATCACGCTGATCGCCTCGGCCACGAAGATGCCGCCGGCGATGACGAGAAGGAGCTCTTGGCGAATCGAGACCGCCACGAACGCGAGAATGCCGCCGAGCGCAAGGCTGCCGGTGTCGCCCATGAAGACGCGGGCCGGGTTGCAGTTGAACCAGAGAAAGCCCAGTGCCGATCCGACCGTCGCGCCGCAGACCACGGCGAGCGGCGCGACCTGCGGCAGATGATGGAAGAGCAGAAAGTCGCTCAGCCGGGCGTCGCCGATGATGAGCGACAGGACGAGCAGGACCAGAGCGACCATCACGACGCATCCAGCCGCCAGGCCGTCCAGGCCGTCGGTGAGGTTGACGGCGTTGCTGCTGCCGACGATGACGACGACGGTCAGCGGTACGAACACCCAGGCCGACAGCGGGATCGCCACGTTCTTGAAGAACGGCACGTAGAGCTGCGATGCCGCATCCAGCTGCCCGGCGTAACGCCAGAGGAACATCGCCAACACGGCTGCGAGGCCGATCTGGAGCAGCAGCTTCTCGCGCGACAGCAGACCTTGTCGACCCGTCTGGCGTCGCGCGGCGTTGAGCTTGAGCCAGTCGTCGACCGCCCCGACCCCGCCGAGCCAGAGCAGGCAGACGACAGCCATCTGCACGTAGAAGTTGGCGATGTCGGCGACCAGAACAGTCGCTGCGACGATCGCCCCGACGACAAGCAACCCGCCCATCGTCGGCGTGTTCTTCTTGTTCTTGGAGGCTTCGTTGAGCTGCTCGTCGTCGAAGTCGGCCGCGTCACCGATCTTGCGACGCAGAAGCCAGCGGATCATCCGATTGCCCGACAGCGTGACGATGCCGAAGGCGACGAGCGCCGCCAGCAAGGCCGCGAACTCGGGGAACGTGACGACGCGCAAGAACTCCAGCGGCCCGCCTCGAAGGTCGTCGCGGAACGCGATGAAGAGCTGATAGAGCAAAGTCGTTCGTCTCCCGCTATGCCGCGGCCGAGAGGGGTTGGTCGCTTGCCAGTCGCTCGGCGATCGTTTCGAGTCTCATGCCGCGACTGGCCTTGAGCAGAACGAGATCATCCGGCTGGACGATCGACTCCACAGGCACGTCGGCGGCGGTGGCGAAGCGGGCTTCCGCGTCGGCCTCTTCGGCGAAAATC
Coding sequences within it:
- the mraY gene encoding phospho-N-acetylmuramoyl-pentapeptide-transferase — translated: MLYQLFIAFRDDLRGGPLEFLRVVTFPEFAALLAALVAFGIVTLSGNRMIRWLLRRKIGDAADFDDEQLNEASKNKKNTPTMGGLLVVGAIVAATVLVADIANFYVQMAVVCLLWLGGVGAVDDWLKLNAARRQTGRQGLLSREKLLLQIGLAAVLAMFLWRYAGQLDAASQLYVPFFKNVAIPLSAWVFVPLTVVVIVGSSNAVNLTDGLDGLAAGCVVMVALVLLVLSLIIGDARLSDFLLFHHLPQVAPLAVVCGATVGSALGFLWFNCNPARVFMGDTGSLALGGILAFVAVSIRQELLLVIAGGIFVAEAISVMLQVGWFKYTRKRFGEGRRIFLMSPLHHHFQKKGWTETQTVVRFWLVGAMLAIASLATIKLR